A region from the Thermococcus barophilus MP genome encodes:
- a CDS encoding recombinase family protein, producing the protein MRIKAVVYSRVSTEEQNPKAQLEVVLQYAQERGYGVVKIFEEHISGSTDPLERPVFKSF; encoded by the coding sequence ATGAGAATTAAAGCTGTTGTTTATTCCCGTGTGAGTACTGAGGAGCAAAATCCAAAGGCTCAACTTGAAGTGGTCCTACAATACGCCCAGGAGAGGGGTTATGGGGTTGTAAAAATTTTTGAGGAACATATTAGTGGGAGCACAGACCCACTGGAGAGACCAGTTTTTAAGAGCTTCTAA
- a CDS encoding recombinase family protein encodes MFVKSWFASYERLQISLRTKYGLMRLKKEGKLYHKPSIVHYYAAWLYDKDFSELTKEELESARKQLVKIVKKYWDNPAVKKTKIGELLRQNELREMYIRFPKAPDSYFTWRRLLK; translated from the coding sequence ATGTTTGTCAAGAGCTGGTTTGCCAGCTATGAGCGTTTGCAGATTAGTTTGAGGACAAAGTACGGCCTGATGAGGCTTAAGAAGGAGGGGAAGCTTTACCACAAGCCCTCAATTGTTCACTATTATGCTGCCTGGCTTTATGATAAGGACTTTAGTGAGCTTACTAAAGAGGAACTTGAGAGTGCAAGAAAGCAGTTAGTAAAGATTGTAAAGAAGTACTGGGATAATCCTGCCGTAAAGAAGACAAAGATTGGGGAGTTGCTAAGGCAGAATGAATTAAGAGAGATGTACATAAGATTCCCAAAGGCTCCAGACAGTTATTTTACTTGGAGACGGCTCTTGAAATAA